The following coding sequences are from one Streptomyces sp. V3I7 window:
- a CDS encoding ABC transporter substrate-binding protein, translating into MRPIRPLQVAAAAAALLLAATACGSSGSGGGSAGSTGLNPPDLKAPTKLGKTEGAVNLIAWAGYVEDGSDDPKVDWVSDFEKQTGCQVNSKVAASSDEMVKLMKTGQYDAVSASGDASLRLIASGDAAPVNTGLVPNYKDIFGDLKTQAWNSVKGKAYGIPHGRGANLLMYNTQKVRPAPTSWSAVFDGAARYKGRVTAYDSPIYIADAALYLKATKPELGIKDPYALDQKQFDAAVALLKKQNRYVGEYWSDYLKEISAFKSGDSVVGTSWQVIANLAADEGAKVKAFVPKEGSTGWSDTWMVSAKAKHPNCAYKWLDWIVSPKVNAQVAEYFGEAPANSKACDETSDKRFCTTYHAGDTAYWKRIAFWNTPIEQCLDGRTGVKCVPYAKWVQAWTEIKG; encoded by the coding sequence GTGCGTCCCATTCGACCCCTCCAGGTGGCGGCCGCCGCAGCCGCACTGCTCCTGGCCGCCACCGCCTGCGGTTCCTCCGGCTCCGGCGGCGGCTCCGCCGGCTCCACCGGCCTCAACCCCCCTGACCTGAAGGCCCCGACCAAGCTCGGCAAGACCGAGGGCGCCGTCAACCTCATCGCCTGGGCCGGCTACGTCGAGGACGGGTCCGACGACCCCAAGGTCGACTGGGTCAGCGACTTCGAGAAGCAGACCGGCTGCCAGGTCAACTCCAAGGTCGCGGCCAGCTCCGACGAGATGGTCAAGCTGATGAAGACCGGCCAGTACGACGCCGTCTCGGCCTCCGGCGACGCCTCCCTGAGGCTCATCGCCTCCGGCGACGCTGCACCGGTCAACACCGGCCTCGTACCGAACTACAAGGACATCTTCGGCGACCTGAAGACACAGGCCTGGAACTCCGTCAAGGGCAAGGCGTACGGCATCCCGCACGGCCGCGGCGCCAACCTGCTGATGTACAACACCCAGAAGGTCAGGCCCGCCCCGACGTCATGGTCCGCGGTCTTCGACGGCGCCGCCAGATACAAGGGGCGCGTGACGGCGTACGACTCGCCGATCTACATCGCCGACGCCGCGCTCTATCTCAAGGCCACCAAGCCCGAGTTGGGCATCAAGGACCCCTACGCGCTCGACCAGAAGCAGTTCGACGCGGCCGTCGCCCTGCTGAAGAAGCAGAACCGATACGTCGGCGAGTACTGGAGCGACTACCTCAAGGAGATCTCCGCCTTCAAGAGCGGCGACTCCGTGGTCGGCACCAGCTGGCAGGTCATCGCCAACCTCGCCGCCGACGAGGGCGCCAAGGTCAAGGCCTTCGTGCCCAAGGAGGGTTCGACCGGCTGGTCGGACACCTGGATGGTCTCCGCCAAGGCCAAGCACCCCAACTGCGCCTACAAGTGGCTCGACTGGATCGTCTCGCCGAAGGTCAACGCCCAGGTCGCCGAGTACTTCGGCGAGGCCCCCGCCAACTCGAAGGCCTGTGACGAGACCAGCGACAAGAGGTTCTGCACCACCTACCACGCGGGCGACACCGCCTACTGGAAGCGCATCGCCTTCTGGAACACGCCCATCGAGCAGTGCCTCGACGGCCGTACGGGCGTGAAGTGCGTGCCGTACGCCAAGTGGGTCCAGGCCTGGACCGAGATCAAGGGCTGA
- a CDS encoding ABC transporter permease, with the protein MTVLAQAAGRGSTSPVRRLAGLLHRRPRLRLALLLTAPLLWLAVLYLGSLAVLFVSAFWTTDSFTSEVVKVWSTDNFQALFTTEVFRQVILRSVGVALAVTALCAVIAFPVAFYTARVASPRWRPLLVVAILTPLWASYLVKVYAWRLILSEGGLADWLLRPLGLSGPGFGLPATVLTLTYLWLPYMILPIHTALEQLPANVLDASADLGARPGRTFRSVVLPMVLPSVAAGSIFTFSLSLGDYITVQIVGGKTQLIGNLVYSNIELNLPMAAALGTVPVVVIVLYLLAMRRTGALSSL; encoded by the coding sequence ATGACCGTTCTCGCGCAGGCCGCCGGACGGGGCTCCACCAGCCCCGTCCGGCGGCTCGCCGGACTGCTGCACCGCCGCCCGCGGCTCCGGCTCGCCCTCCTGCTCACCGCACCGCTGCTGTGGCTCGCGGTGCTCTATCTCGGCTCCCTGGCCGTCTTGTTCGTCTCCGCGTTCTGGACGACGGACTCCTTCACCTCCGAGGTGGTGAAGGTCTGGTCGACCGACAACTTCCAGGCCCTGTTCACGACCGAGGTCTTCCGGCAGGTGATCCTGCGCAGCGTCGGCGTCGCCCTCGCGGTCACCGCGCTGTGCGCCGTGATCGCCTTCCCGGTCGCCTTCTACACGGCCCGCGTTGCGAGCCCGAGGTGGCGCCCGCTGCTCGTCGTCGCCATCCTCACGCCGCTGTGGGCCAGTTACCTGGTCAAGGTCTACGCCTGGCGGCTGATCCTCTCCGAGGGCGGGCTCGCCGACTGGCTGCTGAGGCCGCTCGGGCTCAGCGGACCCGGGTTCGGCCTCCCGGCCACCGTACTGACCCTGACGTACCTCTGGCTGCCGTACATGATCCTGCCGATCCACACCGCGCTGGAGCAGCTCCCCGCCAACGTGCTCGACGCGTCAGCCGACTTGGGCGCCCGTCCCGGACGGACCTTCCGCTCGGTCGTGCTGCCGATGGTGCTGCCGTCCGTCGCAGCCGGATCGATCTTCACCTTCTCGCTCAGCCTCGGCGACTACATCACCGTGCAGATCGTCGGCGGCAAGACACAGCTGATCGGCAACCTCGTCTACTCCAACATCGAACTCAACCTGCCCATGGCCGCAGCGCTCGGCACGGTCCCCGTCGTCGTGATCGTGCTGTATCTGCTGGCGATGCGCCGCACGGGCGCGCTGAGCAGCCTGTAG
- a CDS encoding MFS transporter, which translates to MTQTTRTAPPPTKRPVRQLLAASVGNAVEWYDWYAYTFLATYIAAAVFPKSADNSLVPLLSTFAVFAVGFFMRPVGGLLMGAIADRRGRRTALTVTILLMGGSSLLVGLTPTYAATGVLAPVVLVVARLLQGLSVGGEFAASTTFLVESARPGRRGLFSSFQYVSTTAGQLVASGIATLLVDTLSGGQMDGWGWRVPFVLGGVLSLVGFWIRQGAQETRSTEQQQGPRPGVFEALRRHPRESLLICGITAGGTIAYYTWTSYLPTYAELNAGIAKSDALLAGTISLAFFGLLQPVGGLLSDRFGRRPVLLFFGLGFALLAVPLLHALRDSFAVLLLVQCAGMVLLTGFTSISAAVNAETFPPRVRAAGIGFPYSLTVAMFGGTAPYIGTLFKDLGHTDLFPWYVAALCLVSSLVYLRLPETAHTELRR; encoded by the coding sequence ATGACGCAGACGACGCGCACGGCTCCTCCGCCGACCAAACGCCCCGTACGCCAGCTCCTCGCCGCCTCCGTGGGCAACGCGGTGGAGTGGTACGACTGGTACGCCTACACGTTCCTGGCCACCTACATCGCCGCCGCGGTCTTCCCGAAGAGCGCGGACAACTCCCTGGTACCGCTGCTGTCCACGTTCGCCGTCTTCGCGGTCGGCTTCTTCATGCGCCCGGTCGGCGGGCTGCTCATGGGCGCCATCGCGGACCGCCGCGGACGGCGCACCGCCCTCACCGTCACCATCCTGCTGATGGGCGGCAGCAGCCTGCTGGTCGGGCTGACCCCGACCTACGCCGCGACGGGCGTCCTCGCGCCGGTCGTCCTGGTCGTCGCCCGGCTGCTCCAAGGCCTGTCCGTGGGCGGTGAGTTCGCGGCCTCGACGACCTTCCTGGTCGAGTCGGCACGGCCCGGCCGGCGCGGGCTGTTCTCCAGCTTCCAGTACGTGTCGACGACGGCCGGGCAGCTCGTGGCGTCCGGCATCGCGACGCTGCTCGTGGACACGCTGAGCGGAGGGCAGATGGACGGCTGGGGCTGGCGGGTCCCCTTCGTGCTCGGCGGTGTGCTCAGCCTGGTGGGCTTCTGGATCCGGCAGGGCGCGCAGGAGACCAGAAGCACCGAACAGCAACAGGGTCCGAGGCCGGGCGTGTTCGAGGCGCTGCGCCGCCATCCGCGCGAGTCCCTGCTGATCTGCGGCATCACGGCGGGCGGCACCATCGCCTACTACACCTGGACCTCGTACCTGCCGACGTACGCCGAACTCAACGCCGGCATAGCCAAGTCGGACGCGCTGCTCGCGGGCACCATCTCGCTGGCGTTCTTCGGTCTGCTCCAGCCGGTCGGCGGCCTGCTCTCCGACCGCTTCGGCCGACGTCCGGTGCTCCTCTTCTTCGGGCTGGGATTCGCCCTGCTGGCCGTCCCGCTGCTGCACGCCCTGCGCGACTCGTTCGCGGTGCTGCTGCTCGTGCAGTGCGCGGGCATGGTGCTGCTGACCGGCTTCACCTCGATCAGCGCCGCCGTGAACGCGGAGACTTTCCCGCCCCGGGTGCGCGCGGCCGGCATCGGCTTCCCCTACTCGCTGACGGTCGCCATGTTCGGCGGGACGGCCCCGTACATCGGGACGCTCTTCAAGGACCTGGGCCACACGGACCTCTTCCCCTGGTACGTCGCCGCCCTGTGCCTCGTGTCCTCGCTGGTGTACCTGCGGCTGCCGGAGACGGCGCACACGGAACTGCGTCGCTGA
- a CDS encoding anhydro-N-acetylmuramic acid kinase codes for MLVIGLMSGTSYDGIDAAAAELRLAGDALVLKPLGMASEPYDAGLRGLLAGALPPAAVPLADVCRLDTRIGQAFAAAAARANAELCGGQAELVASHGQTVYHWVDGGRVRGTLQLGQPAWIAEATGLPVVADFRPRDVAAGGQGAPLVSLVDLLWLRGRPGTPVALNIGGIANLTAPDGTAFDTGPGCALTDAAAREVSGGRLAYDADGALAARGRVHGPLLERLLADPYYSRPAPKTTGKELFHPGYLRTTAGAEALSGVPAEDILATLTELTARTIADAVRSVSATEVVASGGGTRNPALMHRLRARLPGIPVRTSDDLGLPSAAKEAYAFAVLGFLTLHGLAGTDPVSTGARHPSILGSVTPGRGGLRLPGRAERQPVRLELE; via the coding sequence ATGCTGGTGATCGGCCTGATGTCGGGGACGTCGTACGACGGCATTGACGCGGCGGCGGCCGAGCTGCGCCTCGCGGGGGACGCGCTCGTCCTGAAGCCGCTGGGGATGGCGAGCGAGCCGTACGACGCCGGGCTGCGGGGGCTGCTGGCGGGGGCGCTGCCCCCGGCGGCGGTACCGCTGGCGGACGTGTGCCGGCTGGACACCCGGATCGGGCAGGCGTTCGCGGCGGCGGCCGCCCGGGCGAACGCCGAACTGTGCGGCGGGCAAGCGGAGTTGGTCGCCTCGCACGGGCAGACGGTCTACCACTGGGTGGACGGCGGGCGGGTGCGCGGCACGTTGCAGCTGGGGCAGCCCGCCTGGATCGCCGAGGCGACCGGGCTGCCCGTCGTCGCCGACTTCCGTCCGCGGGACGTGGCGGCGGGGGGCCAGGGCGCGCCGCTGGTCAGCCTGGTCGATCTGCTGTGGCTGCGGGGCAGGCCGGGGACGCCGGTCGCGCTGAACATCGGCGGGATCGCCAACCTCACCGCGCCCGACGGGACGGCCTTCGACACGGGTCCGGGGTGTGCGCTGACGGACGCGGCGGCGCGCGAGGTCAGCGGAGGGCGGCTGGCGTACGACGCCGACGGCGCCCTGGCCGCGCGCGGCCGGGTGCACGGGCCGCTGCTGGAACGGCTGCTCGCGGACCCGTACTACTCGCGTCCCGCGCCCAAGACCACCGGCAAGGAGCTGTTCCACCCCGGCTATCTGCGGACGACGGCCGGTGCGGAGGCGCTGTCCGGCGTACCCGCCGAGGACATCCTGGCCACACTCACCGAGCTGACCGCCCGCACGATCGCGGACGCCGTACGGTCGGTGTCGGCCACGGAGGTCGTCGCCTCCGGAGGCGGCACCCGCAACCCGGCCCTGATGCACCGCCTCCGCGCCCGGCTCCCCGGCATCCCCGTGCGCACCTCGGACGACCTGGGCCTGCCCTCGGCGGCGAAGGAGGCGTACGCGTTCGCTGTGCTGGGCTTCCTCACACTGCACGGCCTCGCCGGCACGGACCCCGTCAGCACGGGCGCCCGCCATCCGAGCATCCTGGGCTCGGTGACGCCTGGCCGCGGCGGGTTGCGGTTGCCTGGACGCGCGGAACGGCAGCCGGTGCGGCTGGAGTTGGAATGA
- a CDS encoding TetR/AcrR family transcriptional regulator has translation MTSQAADGPETAAASRRSKITPEREREFFDAVLEQIRECGYDSVTMDGIAASTRCSKSTLYRQWKTKPQFVAAALRANRTVRFGHIDTGSLAEDLRQAARISGAWSGKDTKLLQALGHAVTSDPELQEALREALVDPEIAALQEMIRRGVERGELPADHPALEYVPAMMFGVLRVRPVLSGQYADSEYLVRFVEAAVLPALGLT, from the coding sequence ATGACGTCGCAGGCCGCGGACGGACCGGAGACGGCCGCCGCGTCGCGCCGCTCCAAGATCACGCCCGAGCGTGAGCGGGAGTTCTTCGACGCCGTGCTCGAGCAGATCCGCGAGTGCGGCTACGACTCCGTCACCATGGACGGCATCGCCGCCAGCACGCGGTGCAGCAAGTCCACGCTCTACCGGCAGTGGAAGACGAAGCCGCAGTTCGTCGCCGCGGCGCTGCGCGCCAACCGCACGGTGCGCTTCGGACACATCGACACCGGATCGCTCGCCGAGGACCTGCGGCAGGCGGCCCGGATCTCGGGCGCCTGGTCGGGCAAGGACACCAAGCTGCTCCAGGCGCTGGGGCACGCGGTCACCTCGGATCCCGAGCTCCAGGAGGCGCTGCGCGAGGCGCTCGTCGATCCCGAGATCGCCGCGCTCCAGGAGATGATCCGGCGCGGCGTCGAGCGGGGCGAGCTGCCGGCCGACCATCCGGCACTGGAGTACGTCCCGGCCATGATGTTCGGCGTCCTGCGCGTACGGCCCGTGCTGAGCGGGCAGTACGCCGACTCCGAGTACCTCGTCCGGTTCGTGGAGGCCGCCGTGCTTCCCGCGCTCGGACTGACGTGA
- a CDS encoding phospholipid scramblase-related protein: MTTQSNPPAGWYPDPHGAPQTVRYWDGARWTDHTNPAPQGAPAPQPAVAQAAGPQPAAAVGAPPAAGFPAQPAGDPRVQRQVRQEAGVTAGGAGGGTLFSEPVLVVNQKAKLIELTNEYKVMDQQGRDLGSVVQVGQNAFKKLLRLVSSLDQFMTHKLEIRDAHGRPVLLLTRPAKIFKSRVIVTRPDGSPVGEIVQQNMIGKINFALNVNGQKVGAIRAENWRAWNFSIVDHADTEVARITKTWEGLAKTLFTTADNYVLQIHYQLPDPLLSLVVATALTVDTALKQDARGWG, translated from the coding sequence GTGACCACGCAATCGAACCCTCCCGCAGGCTGGTACCCGGATCCGCACGGGGCGCCGCAGACCGTCCGCTACTGGGACGGGGCGCGGTGGACCGACCACACGAACCCGGCCCCGCAGGGCGCTCCCGCCCCGCAGCCGGCCGTCGCGCAGGCCGCCGGTCCGCAGCCGGCCGCCGCGGTGGGCGCGCCCCCGGCGGCCGGCTTCCCCGCGCAGCCCGCGGGCGACCCGCGCGTGCAGCGCCAGGTGCGGCAGGAGGCCGGGGTCACCGCCGGCGGCGCGGGCGGCGGGACGCTGTTCAGCGAGCCGGTACTGGTGGTGAACCAGAAGGCCAAGCTGATCGAGCTCACCAACGAGTACAAGGTCATGGATCAGCAGGGCCGCGACCTCGGCTCTGTCGTCCAGGTCGGCCAGAACGCGTTCAAGAAGCTGCTGCGCCTGGTCTCCAGTCTCGACCAGTTCATGACGCACAAGCTGGAGATCCGGGACGCCCACGGCCGGCCGGTGCTGCTGCTGACCCGGCCCGCGAAGATCTTCAAGTCCCGGGTGATCGTGACGCGTCCGGACGGCTCGCCGGTGGGGGAGATCGTCCAGCAGAACATGATCGGGAAGATCAACTTCGCGCTGAACGTGAACGGCCAGAAGGTCGGCGCGATCAGGGCGGAGAACTGGCGGGCGTGGAACTTCTCCATCGTCGACCACGCGGACACCGAGGTCGCCCGGATCACCAAGACCTGGGAAGGCCTCGCCAAGACGCTGTTCACGACTGCGGACAACTACGTCCTCCAGATCCACTACCAGCTCCCCGACCCGCTGCTGAGCCTCGTGGTCGCGACCGCTCTCACCGTCGACACCGCCCTCAAGCAGGACGCGCGCGGCTGGGGCTGA
- a CDS encoding DUF2510 domain-containing protein, giving the protein MTQVTPPGWYPDPGQTKDAPPTERWWDGSAWTGRTRPVQAVADAWGPPASASGAAGAYPAGPRYPAYPAYPVRPPVESRRVVRVGIGVTAAVVLLACIGAGVYGLVASGGEERAGARQGPSGYGAESPSPELTGAPTIKGGGTVPDQVNGISVPVPDGWTGRSSAAGAQLASGDTYRCPGDTATTCTAGGAYSAPAVALGTKGSTAEQVAKADIAANAEESYGGKAYGRITSHKVLASRAVAVAGQRGYLVRWRAVTSKGADGYVESLAFPSPSDADQLVLVRFGVDAGRPASVIDQITRGIKASSGGGVGENV; this is encoded by the coding sequence ATGACGCAGGTGACTCCTCCCGGGTGGTATCCCGACCCCGGTCAGACGAAAGACGCTCCGCCCACCGAGCGCTGGTGGGACGGCTCGGCCTGGACAGGGCGGACGCGGCCCGTCCAGGCGGTGGCCGACGCATGGGGGCCGCCGGCGTCCGCGTCGGGGGCCGCCGGAGCGTATCCGGCAGGTCCGAGATATCCCGCGTACCCGGCGTATCCCGTGCGGCCGCCCGTCGAGTCCCGGCGTGTGGTGCGGGTGGGGATAGGTGTCACGGCGGCCGTGGTGCTGCTGGCGTGCATAGGCGCCGGCGTGTACGGGCTCGTCGCGAGCGGCGGGGAGGAGCGGGCCGGGGCTCGGCAGGGGCCCAGCGGCTACGGCGCCGAATCGCCGTCGCCGGAGCTGACCGGGGCGCCGACGATCAAGGGCGGCGGCACGGTGCCGGACCAGGTCAACGGGATCAGCGTGCCGGTGCCGGACGGCTGGACGGGGCGGTCGAGCGCCGCGGGCGCGCAGCTGGCGTCGGGTGACACGTACCGGTGTCCGGGCGACACCGCCACGACCTGTACCGCCGGAGGGGCCTACTCGGCGCCCGCGGTGGCGCTGGGGACCAAGGGGTCGACGGCCGAGCAGGTGGCCAAGGCGGACATCGCGGCGAACGCCGAGGAGTCGTACGGCGGCAAGGCCTATGGGCGGATCACCTCGCACAAGGTGCTGGCGTCCAGGGCGGTGGCGGTGGCCGGGCAGCGCGGCTACCTGGTGCGGTGGCGGGCGGTGACCAGCAAGGGGGCCGACGGCTATGTGGAGTCGCTCGCGTTCCCGTCGCCCTCGGACGCGGACCAGCTGGTCCTGGTGCGGTTCGGGGTCGACGCCGGGCGCCCGGCCTCGGTGATCGACCAGATCACGCGGGGCATCAAGGCCTCGTCGGGCGGGGGCGTCGGCGAGAACGTCTGA
- a CDS encoding ABC transporter permease gives MQLSRSARIALRTAAGAGFAVIYIPLLLVLVNSLNPDRSASWPPPGLTTHWWSVAWDNSGARSALWTSVKAGLGATAVALVLGTLIAFAVARYRFFGRDAVSFVVVLPIALPGIVTGIALNSAFSTVLEPLGVGLGLFTVVVGHATFCIVVVFNNVVARLRRTSGSYEEAAMDLGAHTFRAFVDVTFPLVRSALFAGGLLAFALSFDEIVVTTFTAGPGVQTLPIWIFENMTRPQQAPVVNVVAAVLVLLSVIPIYVAQRLSADTATGSRV, from the coding sequence GTGCAACTCTCCCGTTCCGCCCGGATCGCGCTGCGCACCGCCGCAGGCGCCGGCTTCGCGGTGATCTACATCCCGCTGCTGCTGGTCCTCGTCAACTCCCTGAACCCCGACCGCAGCGCGAGCTGGCCGCCGCCCGGGCTGACCACGCACTGGTGGTCGGTCGCCTGGGACAACTCCGGTGCCCGCAGCGCCCTGTGGACCTCCGTCAAGGCGGGCCTCGGCGCCACCGCCGTCGCCCTGGTGCTCGGCACGCTGATCGCCTTCGCCGTGGCCCGGTACCGCTTCTTCGGGCGCGACGCCGTCTCCTTCGTGGTCGTCCTGCCGATCGCCCTGCCCGGCATCGTCACCGGCATCGCCCTCAACTCCGCGTTCAGCACGGTACTCGAGCCGCTCGGCGTCGGGCTCGGCCTGTTCACGGTGGTCGTCGGCCACGCCACCTTCTGCATCGTGGTCGTGTTCAACAACGTCGTGGCCCGGCTGCGCCGCACCTCCGGTTCGTACGAGGAAGCGGCGATGGACCTCGGCGCCCACACCTTCCGCGCCTTCGTCGACGTCACCTTCCCGCTGGTGCGCTCGGCGCTGTTCGCGGGCGGACTGCTGGCCTTCGCGCTCTCCTTCGACGAGATCGTGGTGACCACGTTCACCGCGGGCCCCGGCGTCCAGACCCTGCCCATCTGGATCTTCGAGAACATGACCCGCCCGCAGCAGGCGCCGGTGGTCAACGTCGTGGCGGCGGTGCTCGTCCTGCTGTCCGTGATCCCGATCTACGTCGCCCAGCGGCTGTCGGCGGACACGGCGACCGGGAGCCGGGTGTAG
- a CDS encoding phosphatase PAP2 family protein has product MKGQAEPGDIARPPLVREFLLVAGLFLVYKLGRQLATGHPGEALDHGHDVWDLERSLHLPGEGSVQSALLHDHTAVQLANTYYATVHFPATLAFLVWLYLRRPAHYVWARRVLAVVTSAALVLPFTFPLAPPRMLASTGLVDTGRVYGPSVYGPPATDHLSNQYAAMPSLHFGWALMVAVGLIAATRSPWRALWLLHPLITLAVIVGTANHYWLDSIAATAMLGTALAVVHGPHRTASTAGRATRTLVPGEQVEQVLAGVGR; this is encoded by the coding sequence ATGAAAGGCCAAGCCGAGCCGGGTGACATAGCCCGGCCGCCGCTCGTCCGGGAGTTTCTGCTCGTCGCGGGACTCTTCCTCGTCTACAAACTGGGCCGGCAGCTGGCCACGGGCCACCCCGGGGAGGCCCTCGACCACGGGCATGACGTGTGGGACCTGGAACGGTCCCTGCACCTGCCCGGCGAGGGTTCCGTCCAGTCCGCGCTGCTGCACGACCACACCGCCGTCCAGCTGGCGAACACCTACTACGCGACCGTTCACTTCCCGGCCACCCTGGCCTTCCTGGTCTGGCTGTACCTGCGGCGTCCCGCGCACTACGTCTGGGCCCGCCGGGTCCTCGCGGTGGTCACCTCCGCCGCTCTCGTACTGCCCTTCACGTTCCCCCTGGCCCCGCCACGCATGCTGGCCTCCACGGGTCTGGTGGACACGGGCCGGGTGTACGGGCCGTCGGTGTACGGACCACCGGCCACCGACCACCTCTCCAACCAGTACGCGGCGATGCCGTCGCTGCACTTCGGCTGGGCCCTGATGGTGGCGGTCGGCCTGATCGCGGCAACCCGCTCGCCCTGGCGCGCGCTGTGGCTGCTGCACCCGCTGATCACACTGGCGGTGATCGTCGGGACGGCGAACCACTACTGGCTCGACTCGATCGCGGCGACGGCGATGCTGGGCACCGCCCTCGCGGTGGTCCACGGCCCGCATCGCACGGCGAGCACGGCGGGACGTGCCACGCGCACCCTCGTTCCCGGGGAGCAGGTCGAGCAGGTCCTGGCGGGGGTGGGCCGATGA
- a CDS encoding phosphocholine-specific phospholipase C has protein sequence MPETNRRRFLQLAGATAAFTALSGSIERAAALPANRRTGSIEDVEHIVVLMQENRSFDHYFGSLGGVRGFGDPRPAKLPNGKPVWHQSDGTKDILPFHPDADDLGLAFIQDLPHGWNDGHVAFAEGRYDKWVPAKSSTTMAYLKRDDIPFHYALADAFTLCDAYHCSFIGSTDPNRYYMWTGYTGNDGQGGGPVLGNDEAGYSWTTYPERLEQAGVSWKIYQDTGNGLDANGGWGWIEDAYRGNYGDNSLLYFKQYQNAQPGDPLYDKARTGTDARKGEGFFDQLKADVKGGKLPQISWVVAPEAFTEHPNWPANYGAWYISQVIDALTSNPEVWAKTALFITYDENDGFFDHVIPPFPPASATQGRSTVDVGPDLFKGDATHVPGAYGLGQRVPMLVVSPWSKGGFVCSETLDHTSIIRFMERRFGVHEPNISPWRRAICGDLTAAFDFSGQDTAPAALPDTEGYRPPDHDRHPDYVPTPPANPVMPRQERGSRPTRPLKYAPVVDGSADPAAGAFRLTFASGTHAGAAFLVTSGNRADGPWSYTTEAGASVSDTWNSALSAGSYDLTVQGPNGFLRVFKGAERAAGCEVTARHVGDDVELTLTNKGSGAVRLTLTDGYGGRPQTVTVRAGTAVRHTVDLSASKRWYDLTVTSDADPDFVRRFAGHVENGRAGVSDPAIVTE, from the coding sequence ATGCCCGAGACCAATCGGCGTAGATTCCTCCAGCTCGCGGGCGCCACCGCGGCGTTCACGGCGCTGTCCGGCAGCATCGAGCGTGCCGCCGCGCTGCCCGCGAACCGGCGTACGGGCTCCATCGAGGACGTCGAGCACATCGTCGTCCTGATGCAGGAGAACCGCTCCTTCGACCACTACTTCGGCTCGCTCGGCGGCGTTCGCGGCTTCGGCGACCCGCGCCCGGCGAAGTTGCCGAACGGCAAGCCGGTCTGGCACCAGTCGGACGGCACCAAGGACATCCTGCCCTTCCACCCCGACGCCGACGATCTGGGTCTGGCGTTCATCCAGGACCTTCCGCACGGCTGGAACGACGGGCACGTCGCCTTCGCCGAGGGCCGGTACGACAAGTGGGTGCCCGCCAAGTCGTCGACGACGATGGCGTACCTGAAGCGCGACGACATCCCGTTCCACTACGCGCTCGCCGACGCGTTCACCCTCTGTGACGCCTACCACTGCTCGTTCATCGGCTCGACCGACCCGAACCGCTACTACATGTGGACGGGCTACACGGGCAACGACGGCCAGGGCGGCGGGCCCGTCCTCGGCAACGACGAGGCGGGCTACAGCTGGACGACGTACCCGGAGCGCCTGGAGCAGGCCGGGGTCTCCTGGAAGATCTACCAGGACACGGGCAACGGCCTGGACGCGAACGGCGGTTGGGGCTGGATCGAGGACGCGTACCGCGGCAACTACGGTGACAACTCGCTGCTCTACTTCAAGCAGTACCAGAACGCCCAGCCCGGCGACCCGCTCTACGACAAGGCCCGCACCGGCACCGACGCACGCAAGGGCGAGGGGTTCTTCGACCAGCTGAAGGCCGACGTCAAGGGCGGCAAGCTGCCGCAGATCTCCTGGGTCGTCGCCCCCGAGGCCTTCACGGAGCACCCGAACTGGCCCGCGAACTACGGCGCCTGGTACATCTCCCAGGTCATCGACGCGCTCACTTCCAACCCTGAGGTGTGGGCGAAGACGGCCCTGTTCATCACGTACGACGAGAACGACGGCTTCTTCGACCATGTGATCCCGCCGTTCCCGCCGGCCTCCGCCACCCAGGGCAGGTCGACGGTCGACGTCGGGCCTGACCTGTTCAAGGGCGACGCCACCCATGTCCCCGGCGCCTACGGGCTGGGGCAGCGGGTGCCGATGCTGGTCGTCTCCCCGTGGAGCAAGGGCGGCTTCGTCTGCTCCGAGACCCTCGACCACACCTCGATCATCCGGTTCATGGAGCGCCGCTTCGGCGTGCACGAGCCGAACATCTCGCCCTGGCGGCGCGCGATCTGCGGCGACCTGACCGCCGCGTTCGACTTCTCCGGCCAGGACACCGCGCCGGCCGCACTCCCGGACACCGAGGGGTACCGGCCGCCGGACCACGACCGCCATCCCGACTACGTCCCCACCCCGCCCGCCAACCCGGTGATGCCCAGGCAGGAGCGCGGCTCGCGCCCGACCCGCCCGCTCAAGTACGCCCCGGTGGTGGACGGTTCGGCCGATCCGGCGGCAGGGGCGTTCCGCCTCACCTTCGCCTCCGGCACGCACGCCGGCGCCGCCTTCCTCGTCACCTCGGGCAACCGCGCCGACGGACCCTGGAGTTACACCACCGAGGCCGGCGCGTCCGTCTCCGACACCTGGAACTCGGCGCTGTCGGCGGGCTCGTACGACCTGACCGTGCAGGGTCCCAACGGCTTCCTGCGCGTCTTCAAGGGCGCCGAGAGGGCCGCCGGATGCGAGGTGACCGCACGACACGTCGGCGACGACGTCGAGCTCACCCTCACCAACAAGGGCTCCGGCGCGGTGCGGTTGACGCTGACCGACGGGTACGGCGGCCGGCCGCAGACAGTCACCGTGCGGGCCGGGACGGCCGTGCGGCACACCGTGGACCTGTCGGCGAGCAAGCGCTGGTACGACCTCACGGTCACGTCCGATGCCGACCCGGACTTCGTGCGCCGGTTCGCCGGACACGTCGAGAACGGGCGAGCCGGTGTGAGCGACCCGGCGATCGTGACGGAGTGA